A genome region from Pseudomonas pergaminensis includes the following:
- the pcaG gene encoding protocatechuate 3,4-dioxygenase subunit alpha, with amino-acid sequence MTLNATTSHTVGPYYHIGLTWLNREDLTVAATLGERVAISGLVVDGNGDVVNDAMLEVWQANAAGKYDHPEDEQDKALDSNFEGFGRVPVDAEGRFRFTTIKPGAVPGLKGTTQAPHLVVLVFARGLVKHLLTRIYFDGEALNGDDPLLACVPADRRETLIAKQDAEGVHQWNVILQGTDRETVFFDY; translated from the coding sequence ATGACACTCAACGCGACCACGTCCCACACCGTCGGGCCGTACTACCACATCGGCCTGACCTGGCTGAACCGCGAAGACCTCACCGTGGCCGCCACCCTTGGCGAGCGTGTGGCGATCAGCGGGCTGGTGGTGGATGGCAACGGCGATGTCGTCAATGACGCCATGCTCGAAGTCTGGCAGGCCAACGCCGCCGGCAAGTACGACCATCCCGAAGATGAGCAGGACAAAGCGCTGGACTCGAACTTCGAAGGCTTCGGCCGGGTGCCGGTGGATGCCGAAGGGCGGTTTCGCTTTACCACCATCAAGCCGGGCGCTGTGCCGGGCCTGAAAGGCACGACCCAGGCGCCACACCTGGTGGTGCTGGTGTTTGCCAGGGGCTTGGTGAAGCACTTGCTGACGCGGATTTACTTTGACGGTGAGGCGCTGAATGGGGATGACCCGTTGTTGGCGTGTGTGCCGGCAGATCGGCGCGAAACCTTGATTGCCAAGCAGGATGCAGAGGGTGTGCATCAGTGGAATGTGATTTTGCAGGGCACAGACCGGGAAACAGTGTTCTTTGATTATTGA
- a CDS encoding MFS family transporter, producing MTTTTSHYTGEERSKRIFAIVGASSGNLVEWFDFYVYAFCAIYFAPAFFPSDDPTVQLLNTAGVFAAGFLMRPIGGWLFGRVADKHGRKNSMMISVLMMCAGSLVIAFLPTYKDIGAWAPALLLVARLFQGLSVGGEYGTTATYMSEVALKGQRGFFASFQYVTLIGGQLLAVLVVVILQQILTEEELRAWGWRIPFVIGAIAAVISLLLRRTLKETTSKETRQDKDAGSIAALFRDHKAAFITVLGYTAGGSLIFYTFTTYMQKYLVNTAGMHAKTASYIMTGALFLYMCMQPLFGMLADKIGRRNSMLWFGALGTLCTVPILLSLKTVSSPFLAFVLITLALAIVSFYTSISGLVKAEMFPPQVRALGVGLAYAVANAIFGGSAEYVALGLKSMGMENTFYWYVTAMMAVAFLFSLRLPKQAAYLHHDL from the coding sequence ATGACAACAACAACGAGTCACTACACCGGAGAAGAACGCAGCAAACGGATTTTTGCGATCGTCGGGGCCTCCTCCGGCAACCTCGTCGAATGGTTCGACTTTTATGTCTATGCCTTCTGCGCCATCTACTTTGCGCCGGCGTTTTTCCCGTCGGACGACCCCACGGTCCAACTGCTCAACACTGCCGGTGTGTTCGCTGCCGGTTTCCTGATGCGTCCTATCGGCGGCTGGCTGTTTGGCCGGGTGGCCGATAAACATGGCCGCAAGAATTCGATGATGATCTCGGTGCTGATGATGTGTGCCGGCTCCCTGGTCATCGCCTTCCTCCCGACGTACAAGGACATCGGCGCCTGGGCGCCGGCGTTGCTGCTGGTCGCGCGCTTGTTCCAGGGCCTGTCGGTGGGGGGCGAATACGGCACCACCGCGACCTACATGAGTGAAGTCGCGCTCAAGGGCCAGCGCGGTTTCTTCGCGTCGTTCCAGTACGTGACCCTGATCGGCGGGCAACTGCTGGCAGTGCTGGTGGTGGTGATCCTGCAACAGATCCTCACCGAAGAAGAATTGCGCGCCTGGGGCTGGCGGATTCCGTTCGTGATTGGCGCTATTGCGGCAGTGATCTCGCTGCTGCTGCGTCGCACCCTCAAGGAAACCACCAGCAAGGAAACCCGCCAGGACAAGGACGCCGGCAGCATCGCCGCGTTGTTCCGTGACCACAAGGCGGCGTTTATCACCGTGCTCGGCTACACCGCCGGTGGCTCGCTGATTTTCTACACCTTTACCACCTACATGCAGAAATACCTGGTGAACACCGCCGGGATGCACGCCAAGACCGCCAGCTACATCATGACCGGCGCGCTGTTCCTCTACATGTGCATGCAGCCGCTGTTCGGCATGCTGGCCGACAAGATCGGCCGTCGTAACTCGATGCTGTGGTTCGGCGCGCTGGGCACCCTGTGCACGGTGCCGATCCTGCTCAGCCTGAAAACCGTCAGCAGCCCGTTCCTGGCCTTTGTGCTGATCACCCTGGCCCTGGCCATCGTGAGTTTCTACACCTCGATCAGCGGCCTGGTGAAAGCCGAAATGTTCCCGCCGCAAGTGCGCGCCCTGGGCGTTGGCCTGGCGTATGCGGTGGCCAACGCGATCTTCGGGGGTTCGGCGGAATACGTGGCCCTGGGCCTGAAGTCCATGGGCATGGAAAACACTTTCTATTGGTACGTCACCGCCATGATGGCGGTGGCCTTCCTGTTCAGCTTGCGCTTGCCGAAACAGGCGGCGTACTTGCACCACGATTTGTAA
- a CDS encoding 3-carboxy-cis,cis-muconate cycloisomerase, which produces MTLRTSNQLFDAYFTADSMAEVFCDQGRLQGMLDFEAGLARAQAQVGLIPQAAVAPIAQACLASLYDVDALGVAIATAGNSAIPLVKALGKLIASEDAGAERYVHLGATSQDVMDTGLVLQLRRAVALIETDLARLGDILASQAQRYAGVPLAGRTWLQHATPVTLGMKIAGWLGAVTRSRQRLAELKPRLLVLQFGGASGTLAALGEQAMPVAQALAAELQLSLPEQPWHTQRDRLVELASVLGLIAGSLGKLGRDISLLMQTEAAEVFEPSAPGKGGSSTMPHKRNPVGAAVLISTATRVPGLVATMFSAMPQEHERSLGLWHAEWETLPEICRLVSGALQQALLVSEGLEVDPQRMAQNLDLTQGLVLAEAVSIVLAQRLGRETAHHLLEQCCKRAVAEGRHLRAVLADEPQITAELSAAELDRLLDPAHYLGLAQTWVTRAVAEHFA; this is translated from the coding sequence ATGACACTGCGCACGAGCAATCAATTGTTCGACGCTTACTTCACGGCGGACAGCATGGCCGAGGTGTTCTGCGACCAGGGACGCTTGCAGGGCATGTTGGATTTTGAAGCCGGGTTGGCCCGGGCCCAGGCCCAGGTCGGCTTGATTCCCCAGGCGGCTGTCGCACCCATCGCCCAGGCATGCCTGGCGTCGCTGTACGACGTGGATGCCCTGGGCGTGGCGATTGCCACGGCGGGGAATTCGGCGATTCCGCTGGTGAAGGCGCTGGGCAAGTTGATTGCCAGTGAAGATGCCGGGGCCGAGCGCTACGTGCATCTGGGCGCGACCAGCCAGGATGTGATGGACACCGGCCTGGTGCTGCAACTGCGGCGAGCGGTTGCATTGATCGAAACGGACCTGGCACGCCTGGGCGACATTCTTGCCAGCCAGGCCCAGCGTTATGCCGGTGTGCCCTTGGCGGGGCGGACCTGGCTGCAGCATGCGACGCCGGTCACCCTGGGGATGAAAATCGCCGGTTGGCTGGGGGCCGTGACCCGCAGTCGCCAGCGCCTGGCAGAGCTGAAGCCGCGCCTGCTGGTGCTGCAATTCGGTGGTGCGTCCGGCACCCTGGCAGCGCTTGGCGAGCAGGCAATGCCCGTGGCCCAGGCGCTGGCAGCGGAGTTGCAACTGAGCCTGCCCGAGCAACCCTGGCACACCCAGCGCGATCGCCTGGTCGAACTCGCCAGCGTGCTCGGTTTGATCGCTGGCAGCCTGGGTAAATTGGGCCGCGATATCAGCCTGTTGATGCAGACCGAAGCGGCGGAAGTTTTCGAACCTTCGGCGCCGGGCAAGGGCGGTTCTTCCACCATGCCGCACAAACGCAACCCGGTGGGCGCAGCCGTGCTGATCAGCACGGCCACCCGTGTGCCGGGCCTGGTGGCGACGATGTTCAGCGCCATGCCCCAGGAACACGAGCGCAGCCTGGGCCTGTGGCATGCCGAATGGGAAACCTTGCCGGAGATCTGTCGCCTGGTGTCGGGTGCACTGCAACAGGCTTTGCTGGTCAGCGAAGGCTTGGAAGTCGACCCGCAGCGCATGGCGCAAAACCTCGACCTGACCCAGGGCCTGGTGTTGGCTGAAGCCGTGAGCATCGTGCTCGCCCAGCGACTGGGCCGGGAAACGGCACACCACCTGCTGGAGCAATGCTGCAAGCGTGCTGTCGCCGAGGGGCGGCACTTGCGTGCGGTACTGGCGGATGAACCGCAGATCACTGCCGAGCTGTCAGCGGCCGAATTGGACCGCCTGCTCGACCCGGCCCATTACCTGGGCCTGGCGCAAACCTGGGTCACCCGCGCTGTAGCCGAACACTTTGCTTGA
- the pcaD gene encoding 3-oxoadipate enol-lactonase, which produces MAFVHLADGELHYQLDGPVDAPVLVLSNSLGTDLHMWDIQIPAFTQHFRVLRFDTRGHGKSLVTAGPYSIEQLGRDVIALLDALDIQRAHFCGLSMGGLIGQWLGINAGERLQRLVVCNTAAKIGTPEVWNPRIEMVLRDGAAAMVALRDASIARWFTADFAAANPHQAKQITDMLAATSPEGYAANCAAVRDADFREQLASIKVPTLIVAGTEDAVTPPAGGHFIQNHVQGAEYAEFYAAHLSNVQAGAAFSDRVLEFLLAH; this is translated from the coding sequence GTGGCATTTGTACATCTCGCCGATGGCGAACTGCATTACCAATTGGATGGGCCCGTGGATGCGCCCGTGCTGGTGCTGTCCAATTCATTGGGCACCGACCTGCATATGTGGGACATCCAGATTCCGGCCTTTACCCAACATTTTCGCGTGCTGCGTTTTGATACCCGTGGCCATGGCAAGTCTCTGGTCACGGCGGGTCCTTACAGCATCGAGCAACTGGGTCGCGATGTGATCGCGTTGCTGGATGCGCTGGATATTCAACGTGCACATTTCTGCGGCTTGTCCATGGGCGGCCTGATCGGCCAATGGCTGGGCATCAACGCGGGCGAGCGCCTGCAGCGCCTGGTGGTGTGCAACACCGCCGCCAAGATCGGCACGCCCGAAGTGTGGAACCCGCGCATCGAGATGGTGCTGCGTGATGGCGCGGCAGCGATGGTCGCGCTGCGCGACGCATCGATTGCGCGCTGGTTCACTGCTGATTTCGCGGCGGCCAACCCACACCAGGCCAAGCAGATCACCGACATGCTCGCAGCGACCTCGCCTGAAGGTTACGCCGCCAACTGTGCGGCGGTGCGTGATGCTGATTTCCGTGAGCAACTGGCTTCAATCAAAGTCCCGACCCTGATCGTTGCCGGCACTGAAGATGCCGTCACACCGCCGGCCGGCGGTCACTTTATCCAAAACCATGTGCAGGGTGCCGAGTACGCCGAGTTCTATGCGGCGCACCTGTCGAACGTACAGGCGGGCGCGGCGTTCAGTGACCGTGTGCTGGAATTTCTGCTGGCGCACTAA
- the pcaC gene encoding 4-carboxymuconolactone decarboxylase encodes MDEKQRYAEGLQVRREVLGDAHVDRSLNALTEFNSEFQEMITRHAWGDIWTRPGLPRHTRSLITIAMLIGMNRSEELKLHLRAAASNGVTRAEIKEVLMQSAIYCGIPAANATFHLAESVWDELGIESR; translated from the coding sequence TTGGACGAGAAACAACGTTATGCCGAGGGCCTGCAGGTGCGCCGTGAAGTGCTGGGCGATGCCCATGTCGACCGCAGCCTCAATGCCCTGACCGAGTTCAACAGCGAGTTCCAGGAAATGATCACCCGCCACGCCTGGGGTGATATCTGGACCCGTCCCGGCCTGCCACGGCATACCCGCAGCCTGATCACCATCGCCATGCTCATCGGCATGAACCGCAGCGAAGAACTCAAGCTGCACCTGCGCGCCGCCGCCAGCAACGGCGTGACCCGCGCCGAGATCAAGGAAGTGCTCATGCAGAGCGCGATCTACTGCGGGATCCCCGCGGCGAATGCCACGTTCCACTTGGCGGAGTCGGTGTGGGATGAGCTGGGTATCGAGTCGCGCTAG
- a CDS encoding polysaccharide deacetylase family protein, with protein sequence MKSFAYASALLALALSLSGCIGAPIALTPQTEQRLQAQAPIRFLLTFDDGPSASGYNNPSRSVIADLAQNPVLPGIKAVFFLQTEAARSGGSARGRKTMQREYAAGHILAFHTATGFHTNHRWLNDAELESTLSQGAADIAAITGAPPVLVRPPFWNYDRRTFAAYQRHGMHVLLTDLSANDGKIWGFNGSPRRRANLYRQLSVVRERIALGELPTVDGVIPVVVTFHDINRYTARHMQEYLQILLDSARINGMKTAAEPFYTDTAQLQRAALARTVKEVSEEVHLPGVWNWVWDADSH encoded by the coding sequence ATGAAATCCTTCGCTTATGCGTCCGCCCTCCTAGCCCTGGCCCTGAGCCTCAGCGGCTGCATCGGCGCGCCCATTGCCCTCACGCCGCAAACCGAGCAACGCCTGCAAGCCCAGGCGCCGATCCGCTTCCTGCTGACCTTCGATGACGGCCCGAGCGCGTCGGGCTACAACAACCCGAGCCGGTCGGTGATCGCCGACCTGGCGCAGAACCCGGTGCTGCCGGGGATCAAGGCGGTGTTCTTCTTGCAGACCGAAGCAGCCCGTTCCGGCGGCAGCGCAAGGGGCCGCAAGACCATGCAGCGCGAGTATGCGGCCGGTCACATCCTGGCCTTCCACACGGCCACGGGGTTTCACACCAACCACCGCTGGCTGAACGATGCCGAACTGGAAAGCACCCTCAGCCAAGGCGCCGCCGATATTGCCGCGATCACAGGCGCGCCGCCGGTGCTGGTGCGCCCGCCGTTCTGGAATTACGACCGCCGTACCTTCGCCGCTTACCAGCGCCATGGCATGCACGTATTACTGACGGACCTGAGCGCCAATGACGGCAAGATCTGGGGCTTCAACGGCAGCCCGCGCCGCCGGGCCAATTTATACCGGCAACTGTCGGTGGTGCGCGAGCGCATTGCGTTGGGTGAGTTGCCGACAGTGGACGGGGTGATACCGGTGGTGGTGACCTTCCACGACATCAACCGCTACACCGCGCGGCATATGCAGGAGTACTTGCAGATCCTGCTGGACAGCGCCCGGATCAACGGCATGAAGACTGCCGCCGAGCCCTTCTACACCGACACCGCCCAGCTACAGCGCGCGGCGTTGGCGCGTACGGTCAAGGAGGTGAGTGAAGAGGTGCATCTGCCAGGCGTGTGGAATTGGGTGTGGGACGCCGACTCCCACTGA
- a CDS encoding OprD family porin → MSTFHPRRLLLATAVASLALPVVAEEHGFLEDASANLNLRNFFFNRNYTNPTKAQGGAQEWTQSFILDAKSGFTQGTVGFGVDVLGLYSLKLDGGRGTGGTQLLPLDHDGRPADEFGRLGVAFKARISKTEVKVGEWMPVLPILRSDDGRSLPQTLRGGQITSKEIDGLTLYGGQFRANSPRDDSSMSDMSMFGKTAFTSDRFNFQGGEYAFNDKRTQIGLWNAQLKDIYSQQFVNLIHSQPIGAWTLGANLGFFYGKDDGSARAGNLDNKTWSGLFSAKYGGNTFYVGLQKLTGNSAWMRVNGTSGGTLANDSYNSSYDNAQEKSWQVRHDYNFAALGVPGLTLMNRYISGSNVHTGTLTDGKEWGRETEVGYTVQSGVAKNLNVRLRNSSMRRDYSNNEFDENRLIVSYPISLL, encoded by the coding sequence ATGAGCACTTTCCACCCGCGCCGGCTGCTGCTGGCTACCGCTGTCGCCAGCCTTGCCCTCCCCGTTGTCGCCGAGGAGCACGGCTTTCTCGAAGACGCCAGCGCCAACCTCAACCTGCGCAATTTCTTCTTCAACCGCAATTACACCAACCCCACCAAGGCCCAAGGTGGCGCGCAGGAGTGGACGCAGAGTTTCATCCTCGACGCCAAGTCCGGCTTTACCCAGGGCACCGTGGGGTTCGGCGTAGATGTGCTGGGGCTGTATTCGTTGAAGCTGGATGGCGGACGCGGCACCGGCGGCACCCAGCTGTTGCCGCTGGACCATGACGGCCGCCCTGCGGATGAATTCGGACGGCTGGGGGTGGCGTTCAAGGCGCGCATTTCCAAGACCGAAGTGAAGGTCGGCGAATGGATGCCGGTGCTGCCGATCCTGCGCTCGGACGATGGCCGCTCCCTGCCGCAGACCTTGCGCGGCGGGCAGATCACCTCCAAGGAAATCGACGGCCTGACCCTCTATGGCGGCCAGTTCCGCGCCAACAGCCCGCGTGACGACAGCAGCATGAGTGACATGTCGATGTTCGGTAAAACCGCGTTCACCTCCGACCGCTTCAACTTCCAGGGCGGCGAGTATGCGTTCAACGACAAGCGCACCCAGATCGGCCTGTGGAATGCCCAGCTCAAGGACATCTACAGCCAGCAGTTCGTCAACCTGATCCACAGCCAGCCCATCGGCGCCTGGACCCTGGGTGCCAACCTCGGCTTTTTCTACGGCAAAGACGACGGCAGCGCCCGCGCTGGCAACCTGGACAATAAAACCTGGTCCGGCCTGTTCTCCGCCAAATACGGCGGCAACACCTTCTACGTCGGCCTGCAAAAGCTCACCGGCAACAGCGCCTGGATGCGCGTCAACGGCACCAGCGGCGGCACCCTGGCCAACGACAGCTACAACAGCAGCTACGACAATGCCCAGGAAAAATCCTGGCAAGTGCGCCACGACTACAACTTCGCCGCCCTCGGCGTGCCCGGCCTGACCCTGATGAACCGCTACATCAGCGGCAGCAACGTGCACACCGGCACCCTCACCGACGGCAAGGAATGGGGCCGCGAAACCGAAGTGGGCTATACCGTGCAAAGCGGCGTGGCCAAAAACCTCAATGTGCGCCTGCGTAACTCCAGCATGCGCCGCGACTACAGCAACAATGAGTTCGACGAAAACCGGTTGATCGTCAGTTACCCGATAAGCCTGCTGTAA
- a CDS encoding J domain-containing protein → MECWTVLQLPEDADERTIKRTYARLLKSCRPDDDAAGFQRLREAYEEALAYARWRVDAEEEQESVQAPVAEAAYGNLNDLAELMNISQVRPALFETPAPDPAQALLDGLNAHNLDHRWAQALQQGCTDAFQTGLLRHCFEAPGERSAIARWAVQHLEWLTPWQQVTMTPWQHEALTGELLQDYRRTLEERLEQKAEREFITQLTHYNNQPWLRVFDLQQQWQRIILHLLHDTTWSVPLFERVCQAFGWDDQKGVFPEPAWMWRELVSRCEQESFYTHLQEKAQDPRRTSADALAARLLLTPMTATQHKRMIDGFGENEWNASQHLAETLTWRYPQLVERLPRADLFFWRKYVPRPIYTQVFIRLWALFALGLGLSIAHDKPDRMDGMSLVIFMLMAFVPAAIGFRVTQLWASMSSTYRVVDVWLSEYLIPKRLNPNDYWLVIRHGVPQLVMLGACGLMLGVLGMVTYAGMVLINLLHKKRIGHMSVKFSQGYPWLNGLHWAFWSPLQAMFLVVMVALIVAAQHYLPQVPWTHFDLPKR, encoded by the coding sequence ATGGAGTGTTGGACCGTACTGCAACTGCCGGAAGACGCCGACGAGCGCACCATCAAGCGCACCTATGCGCGGCTGCTGAAAAGCTGCCGGCCGGATGACGATGCTGCCGGCTTCCAGCGACTGCGCGAAGCCTATGAAGAGGCGCTGGCCTACGCACGCTGGCGGGTTGACGCCGAAGAAGAGCAAGAGAGCGTCCAGGCGCCGGTGGCCGAAGCAGCCTACGGCAACCTGAATGACCTGGCCGAACTGATGAATATCAGCCAGGTCCGCCCTGCGCTTTTCGAGACGCCTGCACCCGACCCGGCCCAGGCGTTGCTCGACGGCCTCAACGCGCACAACCTCGACCACCGCTGGGCCCAGGCCCTGCAACAGGGCTGTACCGATGCATTCCAGACCGGCCTGTTGCGTCATTGCTTCGAAGCGCCGGGCGAGCGCAGCGCCATCGCCCGTTGGGCGGTGCAACACCTGGAATGGCTGACGCCGTGGCAACAGGTGACCATGACACCATGGCAGCACGAAGCGCTGACCGGCGAGCTGCTGCAGGACTACCGCCGCACCCTAGAGGAACGGCTGGAGCAAAAGGCCGAGCGCGAGTTCATCACCCAGCTCACGCACTACAACAACCAGCCGTGGCTGCGGGTGTTCGACCTGCAACAGCAGTGGCAACGCATCATCCTGCACCTGCTCCACGACACCACCTGGAGCGTGCCGTTGTTCGAGCGGGTGTGCCAGGCGTTCGGCTGGGACGACCAGAAAGGCGTGTTCCCGGAGCCGGCGTGGATGTGGCGCGAACTGGTGTCGCGCTGTGAGCAGGAAAGCTTCTACACCCACTTGCAGGAGAAGGCCCAGGACCCGCGGCGCACCTCAGCCGATGCCCTGGCGGCGCGCCTGTTACTGACGCCCATGACCGCCACCCAACACAAACGCATGATCGACGGGTTTGGCGAAAACGAGTGGAATGCCAGCCAGCACTTGGCCGAAACCCTGACCTGGCGCTACCCGCAACTGGTCGAGCGCTTGCCTCGGGCCGACCTGTTCTTCTGGCGCAAATACGTACCCCGGCCGATTTACACCCAGGTGTTCATCCGACTGTGGGCCCTTTTCGCCCTGGGGCTTGGCCTGAGTATCGCCCACGACAAACCCGACCGGATGGATGGGATGTCGCTGGTGATTTTCATGCTGATGGCGTTTGTGCCAGCGGCCATTGGCTTTCGCGTCACTCAACTGTGGGCCTCAATGAGCTCTACCTACCGGGTGGTGGATGTGTGGCTGAGCGAGTACCTGATCCCCAAGCGGCTCAACCCCAACGACTACTGGCTGGTGATTCGCCACGGCGTGCCACAGTTGGTCATGCTGGGAGCCTGCGGCTTGATGCTTGGCGTGCTGGGCATGGTCACCTACGCCGGCATGGTCCTGATCAACCTCCTGCACAAAAAACGCATCGGTCACATGAGCGTTAAATTCAGCCAAGGCTACCCGTGGCTGAATGGCTTGCACTGGGCCTTCTGGAGCCCGTTGCAAGCGATGTTCCTAGTGGTGATGGTGGCGCTGATCGTGGCTGCGCAGCACTACTTGCCGCAAGTGCCCTGGACCCACTTCGACCTGCCCAAGCGCTAA